The proteins below are encoded in one region of Hordeum vulgare subsp. vulgare chromosome 3H, MorexV3_pseudomolecules_assembly, whole genome shotgun sequence:
- the LOC123439936 gene encoding uncharacterized protein LOC123439936 isoform X2 has translation MSDHSQAALLNFNFCCVLEFVILGQEATPRTMKRKRTQSAVKFCRSIVLSEEPPAPSLIFLVLAGVKSSMAAESHKRPVGNNAIH, from the exons ATGTCCGACCAT AGCCAGGCAGCACTGCTGAATTTCAACTTCTGCTGTGTGCTGGAATTTGTGATTCTTGGACAGGAGGCGACACCAAGGACGATGAAGCGGAAGCGGACTCAGTCAGCTG TGAAGTTCTGCAGGTCTATTGTGCTCTCCGAAGAACCCCCCGCCCCCTCGCTCATCTTCCTTGTGCTCGCTGGCGTCAAAAGTTCAATGGCAGCGGAATCCCACAAAAGACCTGTTGGCAATAATGCAATCCACTAG
- the LOC123439936 gene encoding uncharacterized protein LOC123439936 isoform X1, which produces MSDHVSSIARNYQNIAHVDSVTPLFPFDNSDQFDLSIPIIEPLHTDLQSQAALLNFNFCCVLEFVILGQEATPRTMKRKRTQSAVKFCRSIVLSEEPPAPSLIFLVLAGVKSSMAAESHKRPVGNNAIH; this is translated from the exons ATGTCCGACCATGTTAGTTCCATAgcgagaaactatcaaaacatcgCCCATGTTGATTCAGTCACGCCCCTTTTCCCTTTTGATAATTCTGATCAATTTGACCTATCGATACCTATCATCGAACCACTGCACACTGACTTGCAGAGCCAGGCAGCACTGCTGAATTTCAACTTCTGCTGTGTGCTGGAATTTGTGATTCTTGGACAGGAGGCGACACCAAGGACGATGAAGCGGAAGCGGACTCAGTCAGCTG TGAAGTTCTGCAGGTCTATTGTGCTCTCCGAAGAACCCCCCGCCCCCTCGCTCATCTTCCTTGTGCTCGCTGGCGTCAAAAGTTCAATGGCAGCGGAATCCCACAAAAGACCTGTTGGCAATAATGCAATCCACTAG